A single region of the Pelobates fuscus isolate aPelFus1 chromosome 4, aPelFus1.pri, whole genome shotgun sequence genome encodes:
- the LOC134609442 gene encoding uncharacterized protein LOC134609442 translates to KRLIIDLSAPHSSFVPSINALIPADEFSLQYVTIDDAIHSIISSGNRPWLSKTDITNAFKLLPMHPSLWHLHGIKWRDLYYFSTRLTFGSRSSPKLFDIFAESLCWLLLNITRCHSVIHYLDDFLLIEPGSTSPTSIKSTTALFATLGVPLSPAKTIGPTTKLTFLGIELDSINLKASLPHDKLTRLRGEIDLFLRNDVCTRKELQSLLGSLNFAMRIIPQGRSFISR, encoded by the coding sequence aaacgtttaattattgatttatcggcaccgcactcctcttttgttcctagcataaacgcactcattccagcagacgaattttcacttcaatacgtaaccatcgacgacgccatacattcCATAATTTCATCTGGTaaccgaccctggcttagcaaaacggacattactaacgcttttaaattactacccatgcacccctcactctggcacttacacggtattaaatggcgtgatctatactacttctctacacgactcactttcggttctcgtagcagccccaaactgttcgacattttcgcagagtcgttgtgctggctgctcctgaacatcaccaggtgtcactccgttatccactacctcgacgactttttacttatagagccagggtcaACATCACCCACATCAAtcaaaagcactactgcactatttgccacacttggagtccctttgtccccagccaaaactataggccccactaccaaattgacctttctggggatagaactggactcgattAACCTCAAAGCTAGCCTCCCTCACGACAAACtgacacgtttgagaggggaaatagacttgttcctgcggaatgatgtttgcactaggaaggaacttcagtcccttctcggatccctgaactttgccatgcgcatcattccgcagggaagatctttcatatccaga